The Xanthomonas sp. CFBP 8443 genome has a window encoding:
- a CDS encoding alpha-L-fucosidase, with protein sequence MTSETRPRADRSRHAGAVRKTLASTLSLILALAAVPACAADAPSPTAPTATTLSPEQIDQQWLQATAKYAPERARLVREAAAGARKGPFRPDWTSLKNYRSPGWYDNAKFGIFIHWGVFSVPAFGNEWYSRNMYQPDAKDSKDYAHHREKYGPQSTFGYKDLIPLFTAPKFDPQGWARLFRDAGARYVVPVAEHHDGFAMYDSQLSEWTATKMGPKRDVIGELSKAIRAEGLHFGLSSHRAEHNWFFDGGRTFESDVNDPRYAGLYGPAQIRLRGKDDADVANDWTPVSQAWLDDWLARTTELVDRYDPELIYFDWWIAHPTFRSTLPTMLAYYYNHGAAHGDGVVVNYKLGAFPEGAGTLDIERGQLTGIHPTHWQTDTSVSNASWGYVENDTYKTPTFIVHMLVDVVSKNGNLMLNIGPRADGSIPDTERDILLSIGKWLKTNGEAIYDSQPWRTYGEGPTEVVGGTFQDTKTKPYTAEDFRFTTGHGALYAIELGWPADGKAVIRSLTPADGVRGVTLLATGKKVPFVQRADGLHLTLPAKPAGEHAYVFRIDLPSPTSTR encoded by the coding sequence ATGACGTCCGAGACCCGCCCGCGCGCGGACCGATCCCGCCACGCCGGAGCTGTACGCAAGACTCTGGCCAGTACCCTCTCCCTGATTCTCGCGCTGGCGGCCGTGCCCGCCTGCGCCGCGGATGCGCCGTCGCCGACCGCGCCCACCGCCACCACGCTCAGTCCCGAACAGATCGACCAACAGTGGCTGCAGGCCACCGCCAAGTACGCGCCCGAGCGCGCGCGCCTGGTCCGCGAAGCCGCTGCCGGCGCGCGCAAGGGGCCGTTCCGCCCGGACTGGACGTCGCTGAAGAACTACCGCTCGCCCGGCTGGTACGACAACGCCAAGTTCGGCATCTTCATCCACTGGGGCGTGTTCTCGGTGCCGGCGTTCGGCAACGAGTGGTACTCGCGCAACATGTACCAACCCGACGCCAAGGACAGCAAGGACTACGCGCACCACCGCGAGAAATACGGTCCGCAGTCCACGTTCGGCTACAAGGACCTGATCCCGCTGTTCACCGCGCCCAAGTTCGACCCGCAGGGCTGGGCCAGGCTGTTCCGCGACGCCGGCGCGCGCTACGTGGTGCCGGTGGCCGAGCATCACGACGGCTTCGCGATGTACGACTCGCAGCTGTCGGAGTGGACCGCGACCAAGATGGGCCCCAAGCGCGACGTGATCGGCGAGCTGTCCAAGGCGATCCGCGCCGAAGGCCTGCATTTCGGCCTGTCCTCGCACCGTGCCGAGCACAACTGGTTCTTCGACGGCGGCCGCACGTTCGAATCCGACGTCAACGACCCGCGCTACGCCGGCCTATACGGCCCGGCGCAGATCCGCCTGCGCGGCAAGGACGACGCCGACGTGGCCAACGACTGGACGCCGGTGTCGCAGGCATGGCTGGACGACTGGCTGGCGCGCACCACCGAACTGGTCGACCGCTACGACCCGGAACTGATCTATTTCGACTGGTGGATCGCCCACCCGACCTTCCGCAGCACCTTGCCGACCATGCTGGCGTACTACTACAACCACGGCGCCGCGCACGGCGACGGAGTAGTGGTGAACTACAAGCTGGGCGCGTTCCCGGAAGGCGCCGGCACGCTGGACATCGAGCGCGGCCAGCTCACCGGCATCCACCCCACCCACTGGCAAACCGACACCTCGGTCAGCAACGCCTCGTGGGGCTATGTGGAGAACGACACCTACAAGACCCCGACCTTCATCGTGCACATGCTGGTGGACGTGGTCAGCAAGAACGGCAACCTGATGCTCAACATCGGCCCGCGCGCCGACGGCTCGATTCCCGACACCGAGCGCGACATCCTGCTGTCGATCGGCAAGTGGCTGAAGACCAACGGCGAGGCGATCTACGACAGCCAGCCGTGGCGCACCTACGGCGAAGGCCCGACCGAAGTGGTCGGCGGCACCTTCCAGGACACCAAGACCAAGCCCTACACCGCCGAGGACTTCCGCTTCACCACCGGCCACGGCGCGCTGTACGCGATCGAGCTGGGCTGGCCGGCCGACGGCAAGGCGGTGATCCGTTCGCTCACCCCCGCCGACGGCGTGCGCGGCGTGACCCTACTGGCCACCGGCAAGAAGGTGCCGTTCGTACAGCGCGCCGACGGCCTGCACCTGACCCTGCCGGCCAAGCCCGCCGGCGAACACGCCTACGTGTTCCGCATCGACCTGCCCTCCCCCACTTCCACCCGCTGA
- a CDS encoding glycosyl hydrolase family 18 protein, with protein MMKRFAGLLLALAMVCAPAMAKNPTALFYLMSTQKSTNSFLANVDKIDVVVPTWYGVDQNGLVNGTPNAYIYDIAKQKKLRVMPILSMTTGRDGFHKLMHDEDAKKRMIASLLIHGKKHGYYGFQFDFENIAWTDRDAYTLMVKQTADALHKAGFKMSVAVVPNAPGYGEGGQFSKWMWEYWRGAYDLKALGQAVDLVSIMTYDQHTRWTTPGPVDGMVWMKKHLDYALTQVPKEKLSLGIATYGYRWYTGNPVKEDGTEASNISATYIDADESFPLAIEQNATVQWDPVEQESWFYFYRDDMREWVFRPDARSFKARYDMVKQYGLEGFSCWVLGAEDPKVWDELPTASR; from the coding sequence ATGATGAAGCGATTCGCAGGGCTGCTGCTTGCCCTGGCCATGGTCTGCGCCCCGGCCATGGCCAAGAACCCGACCGCGCTGTTCTATCTGATGAGCACGCAGAAATCGACCAATTCGTTCCTGGCCAACGTCGACAAGATCGACGTGGTGGTGCCGACCTGGTACGGCGTTGACCAGAACGGCCTGGTCAACGGCACCCCCAATGCGTACATCTACGACATCGCCAAGCAGAAGAAGCTGCGGGTGATGCCGATCCTGTCGATGACCACCGGCCGCGACGGCTTCCACAAGCTGATGCACGACGAGGATGCGAAGAAGCGCATGATCGCCTCGCTGCTGATCCACGGCAAAAAGCACGGCTACTACGGCTTCCAGTTCGATTTCGAGAACATCGCCTGGACCGACCGCGACGCCTATACGCTGATGGTCAAGCAGACCGCCGATGCGCTGCACAAGGCCGGCTTCAAGATGTCGGTGGCGGTGGTGCCGAACGCGCCGGGTTATGGCGAGGGCGGCCAGTTCTCCAAGTGGATGTGGGAATACTGGCGCGGCGCCTACGACCTGAAGGCGCTGGGCCAGGCGGTGGATCTCGTCAGCATCATGACCTACGACCAGCACACCCGATGGACCACGCCCGGCCCGGTCGACGGCATGGTGTGGATGAAGAAGCACCTGGACTACGCGCTGACCCAGGTGCCGAAGGAGAAGCTGTCGCTGGGCATCGCCACCTACGGCTACCGCTGGTACACCGGCAACCCGGTGAAGGAAGACGGCACCGAAGCGTCGAACATCTCGGCGACCTACATCGACGCCGACGAATCCTTCCCGCTGGCGATCGAGCAGAACGCCACCGTGCAGTGGGATCCGGTGGAGCAGGAGTCGTGGTTCTATTTCTACCGCGACGACATGCGCGAGTGGGTGTTCCGTCCGGACGCGCGCAGCTTCAAGGCGCGCTATGACATGGTCAAGCAGTACGGCCTGGAAGGCTTCAGCTGCTGGGTGCTCGGCGCCGAAGACCCGAAGGTGTGGGACGAGCTGCCGACCGCCTCGCGCTGA
- a CDS encoding family 20 glycosylhydrolase, whose amino-acid sequence MTAASAPPRTPHRPTTAPAGAAAAFRTTWLGLALFALTAVLSGCGREAPATADAAKPAAAPAPAAPKPANSAPLPLIPAPAQVKRGDATLTIGTGSTLSVPTDDEAAMRVARQLAALLESTRGLALEVRAETIPPNGSIRLQMNPNTGVDAPEGYALDVDGNTMLIQARDERGLFYGAMSAWQLLTPDAGKGEVEVPEVKIRDWPRFGWRGLLLDVARHFHGPDTVKHVIDAMAEHKLNVLHLHLTDDQGWRIEIKRYPKLTEIGAWRTPPGAGTQGVPESYGGFYTQDQIRDLVAYAAARHITIVPELDMPGHAQAAVAAYPELVGVTRQRPKVSVDWGVNPYLFDTDEKSMTFIQGVLDEVLALFPSQYIHIGGDEAVKDQWERSPAVRAQMRKLGVKDAHAMQGWFNQQLSDYLTKHDRRLIGWDEILEGGLPASASVMSWRGVDGAVTAAKQGHDVVLVPAGWLYLDNLQSARNDEPNGRLAVLPLQKVYEFDPVPAALSAEEAKHVLGAQAALWAEYIPSAWHIDHALFPRLGALAEAAWSPMAVRSWDGFLQRLPAQLNRYRALGIDYGDGAFAPDIVIQGGDNAALDSGKASIALGNQAKFGSFRYTTDGSEPKADSPRYTAPFEVALPATVRVATFADDGSLLAAPRTRILDRPGLLSRDTQGLSSCADGSLGLRVPLLPDLPGKDAPVFNIDLFSSCWRYADARLEGIGSIRIDAARLARNYGLAHDQVKVKRYPAKTAHGELEVRLGDCKGKLLARIPLPGGKALGEQFSLEAPLPKQSGTHDLCLRSTARIDGPYYAIGAVHLIETTAQAPPAATR is encoded by the coding sequence ATGACTGCAGCAAGTGCACCCCCGCGCACGCCACATCGCCCGACGACCGCCCCGGCAGGCGCCGCGGCGGCCTTTCGCACCACGTGGCTGGGGCTTGCCCTGTTCGCACTCACTGCCGTCCTGAGCGGCTGCGGCCGCGAGGCCCCCGCCACCGCGGACGCGGCCAAGCCGGCCGCGGCGCCGGCCCCCGCAGCGCCAAAGCCGGCGAACAGCGCGCCATTGCCGCTGATCCCGGCGCCGGCGCAGGTCAAGCGCGGCGACGCCACGCTGACCATCGGCACCGGCAGCACGCTGTCGGTGCCGACCGACGACGAAGCGGCGATGCGCGTGGCCCGGCAGCTGGCCGCGCTGCTGGAAAGCACCCGCGGCCTGGCGCTGGAAGTGCGTGCCGAGACCATTCCGCCCAACGGCAGCATCCGCCTGCAGATGAACCCCAACACCGGGGTGGATGCGCCGGAAGGCTATGCGCTGGACGTGGACGGCAACACCATGCTGATCCAGGCGCGCGACGAGCGCGGCCTGTTCTACGGCGCGATGAGCGCCTGGCAGCTGCTCACGCCCGACGCCGGCAAGGGCGAGGTGGAGGTGCCGGAGGTCAAGATCCGCGACTGGCCGCGCTTCGGCTGGCGCGGCCTGCTGCTCGACGTGGCCCGCCACTTCCACGGCCCGGACACGGTCAAGCACGTCATCGACGCGATGGCAGAGCACAAGCTCAACGTGCTGCACCTGCACCTGACCGACGACCAGGGCTGGCGCATCGAGATCAAGCGCTATCCCAAGCTCACCGAGATCGGCGCCTGGCGCACCCCGCCCGGCGCCGGCACGCAAGGCGTGCCGGAAAGCTACGGCGGCTTCTACACCCAGGACCAGATCCGCGACCTGGTGGCCTACGCCGCCGCGCGGCACATCACCATCGTGCCCGAGCTGGACATGCCCGGGCATGCGCAGGCGGCGGTGGCGGCGTATCCGGAACTGGTCGGCGTGACCCGGCAGCGGCCGAAGGTGTCGGTCGACTGGGGCGTCAATCCCTACCTGTTCGACACCGACGAAAAGAGCATGACCTTCATCCAGGGCGTGCTCGACGAAGTGCTGGCGCTGTTCCCCTCGCAATACATCCACATCGGCGGCGACGAGGCGGTCAAGGACCAGTGGGAGCGGTCGCCGGCGGTGCGCGCGCAGATGCGCAAGCTCGGGGTCAAGGATGCGCACGCGATGCAGGGCTGGTTCAACCAGCAGCTGTCCGATTACCTGACCAAGCACGATCGGCGCCTGATCGGCTGGGACGAGATCCTGGAAGGCGGCTTGCCGGCGAGCGCGTCGGTGATGTCCTGGCGCGGCGTCGACGGCGCGGTGACCGCGGCCAAGCAGGGCCACGACGTGGTGCTGGTGCCGGCCGGCTGGCTGTACCTGGACAACCTGCAAAGCGCACGCAACGACGAGCCCAACGGCCGCCTGGCGGTGCTGCCGCTGCAGAAGGTCTACGAGTTCGATCCGGTGCCGGCCGCGCTCAGCGCCGAGGAAGCCAAGCACGTGCTCGGCGCGCAGGCCGCGCTGTGGGCCGAATACATCCCCTCGGCCTGGCACATCGACCATGCGCTGTTCCCGCGCCTGGGCGCGCTGGCCGAGGCGGCGTGGTCGCCGATGGCGGTGCGCAGCTGGGACGGCTTCCTGCAGCGCCTGCCGGCGCAGCTCAACCGCTACCGCGCGCTCGGCATCGACTACGGCGACGGCGCGTTCGCGCCGGACATCGTCATCCAGGGCGGCGACAACGCCGCGCTGGACAGCGGCAAGGCCAGCATCGCACTCGGCAACCAGGCCAAGTTCGGCAGCTTCCGCTACACCACCGACGGCAGCGAGCCCAAGGCCGATTCGCCGCGCTACACCGCGCCGTTCGAGGTCGCGTTGCCTGCCACCGTGCGCGTGGCCACCTTCGCCGACGACGGCAGCCTGCTGGCCGCCCCGCGCACCCGCATCCTCGACCGCCCCGGCCTGCTCAGCCGCGACACCCAGGGCCTGAGTTCCTGCGCCGACGGCAGCCTGGGCCTGCGCGTGCCGCTGCTGCCGGACCTGCCGGGCAAGGACGCACCGGTGTTCAACATCGACCTGTTCAGCAGCTGCTGGCGCTATGCCGACGCACGCCTGGAGGGCATCGGCAGTATCCGCATCGATGCGGCGCGGCTGGCGCGCAACTACGGGCTGGCGCACGACCAGGTCAAGGTCAAGCGCTACCCGGCCAAGACCGCGCACGGCGAACTGGAAGTGCGCCTGGGCGACTGCAAGGGCAAGCTGCTGGCGCGGATCCCGCTGCCGGGCGGCAAGGCGCTCGGCGAGCAGTTCTCGCTGGAAGCGCCGCTGCCGAAGCAGAGCGGCACGCACGACCTGTGCCTGCGCTCCACCGCACGCATCGACGGCCCGTACTACGCCATCGGTGCCGTCCATCTGATCGAAACCACCGCGCAGGCGCCCCCCGCCGCCACGCGCTGA
- a CDS encoding glycoside hydrolase family 2 protein — MTQPHRRPRSAPRSRFPARLGLLLALGLPLLGQAAPPSSLSLQQGWQVRLAPGEARAKEFPKAAKWLPAQVPGTVQTDLIAAGVVPDPFYRDNEAKIQWAGLSDWQYQTRFKADAALLAREHVELVFDGLDTYAEVYLNGKKLLTADNMFRQWRVDAKPLLKRGDNVLEVRLFSPIKKIQPWLAKQPYALPGAYDSAFGDEPLARHSSTYVRKAPYTFGWDWGPRIVTAGIWQDVRVEAWDALRVDGLHIAQQRVDADTAQLLAQLDVQAGRSGEVQLELDVVGPDGQRVAQLSQKAVLDPGSNTLTVPVRIAKPQRWFPAGYGKQDLYTFKARIRDAAGDSYAAQRVTGLRSVELRREKDKWGKGLAIVVNGIPVFAKGANLIPFDSFPSRVDAARMRGILQSTRDANMNMLRMWGGGHYQPDSFYEDADRLGIMIWQDFMFGGAIPPYDVAFRENTRAEAEAQVKRLGDHPSIVIWCGNNEVQTGWENWGDRVKFKQSIDPEERSRIERGMTTLFGTVLREAVSKYDSDTPYWATSPGTDFDGGADQPDDGDMHYWKVWGGPALPVTEYLNVTPRFMSEYGLQSFPEMRTIRAFAEPGDLQPESPVMRAHQKFDKGNGNQRLLLYIRREFGEPKDFESFVYLSQLMQAEGIALAAEHLRASRPQSMGSLYWQLNDVWPGASWSSLDYFGRWKALHYHAKRFYAPELIAALRNDKGQTEVSLVSDRTVPLAARWRMRVMDVSGKVLSKSEKPVTLAPLSSVRVGSFSDAQLLRRADPKRSFAVFELLDGARVLSRNLVFFDAAKRLQLPSPDIRSELRADGDGYAITLTSATLAREVWLGFGDLDATLSDNAFDLLPGEPLTVHVRSSASLEQLRAALQVRDLAATLAGAPAEPAEAK; from the coding sequence ATGACCCAGCCCCACCGCCGTCCCCGTTCCGCGCCGCGCTCGCGCTTCCCCGCCCGGCTCGGGCTGTTGCTGGCGCTGGGGCTGCCGCTGCTGGGCCAGGCCGCGCCACCGTCCTCGCTGTCCTTGCAACAAGGCTGGCAGGTGCGGCTGGCGCCCGGCGAGGCGCGCGCCAAGGAATTCCCGAAGGCGGCGAAGTGGCTGCCGGCGCAGGTGCCGGGCACGGTGCAGACCGACCTGATCGCCGCCGGCGTGGTGCCCGATCCGTTCTATCGCGACAACGAGGCCAAGATCCAGTGGGCGGGCCTGAGCGACTGGCAGTACCAGACCCGCTTTAAGGCCGATGCCGCACTGCTCGCACGCGAGCACGTGGAACTGGTGTTCGACGGCCTGGACACCTACGCCGAGGTCTACCTCAACGGCAAGAAGCTGCTGACCGCCGACAACATGTTCCGGCAGTGGCGCGTGGACGCCAAGCCGCTGCTCAAGCGCGGCGACAACGTGCTGGAGGTGCGGCTGTTCTCGCCGATCAAGAAGATCCAGCCGTGGCTGGCCAAGCAGCCGTACGCGCTGCCCGGCGCCTACGACTCGGCGTTCGGCGACGAGCCGCTGGCGCGGCACAGCTCCACCTACGTGCGCAAGGCGCCGTACACCTTCGGCTGGGACTGGGGCCCGCGCATCGTCACCGCCGGCATCTGGCAGGACGTGCGCGTGGAAGCGTGGGACGCGTTGCGCGTGGACGGCCTGCACATCGCCCAGCAGCGCGTCGATGCCGACACCGCGCAGCTGCTGGCGCAACTCGACGTGCAGGCCGGCCGCAGCGGCGAGGTGCAGCTGGAGCTGGACGTGGTCGGCCCCGACGGCCAGCGCGTGGCGCAGCTGAGCCAGAAAGCGGTGCTCGATCCCGGCAGCAACACCCTGACCGTGCCGGTGCGCATCGCCAAGCCGCAGCGCTGGTTCCCCGCCGGCTACGGCAAGCAGGACCTTTACACGTTCAAGGCGCGCATCCGCGACGCCGCCGGCGACAGCTACGCCGCCCAGCGCGTCACCGGCCTGCGCAGCGTCGAGCTGCGCCGCGAGAAGGACAAGTGGGGCAAGGGCCTGGCGATCGTGGTCAACGGCATCCCGGTGTTCGCCAAGGGCGCCAACCTGATTCCGTTCGACAGCTTCCCCAGCCGCGTCGATGCGGCGCGCATGCGCGGCATCCTGCAGTCCACCCGCGACGCCAACATGAACATGCTGCGCATGTGGGGCGGCGGCCACTACCAGCCGGACAGCTTCTACGAGGACGCCGACCGCCTGGGCATCATGATCTGGCAGGACTTCATGTTCGGCGGCGCGATCCCGCCCTACGACGTGGCGTTCCGCGAGAACACCCGCGCCGAGGCCGAGGCGCAGGTCAAGCGCCTGGGCGATCACCCCAGCATCGTGATCTGGTGCGGCAACAACGAAGTGCAGACCGGCTGGGAGAACTGGGGCGACCGGGTCAAGTTCAAGCAGTCGATCGATCCGGAAGAACGCAGCCGCATCGAACGCGGCATGACCACCCTGTTCGGCACCGTGCTGCGCGAAGCGGTGAGCAAGTACGACAGCGACACCCCGTACTGGGCGACCTCGCCCGGCACCGACTTCGACGGCGGCGCCGACCAGCCCGACGACGGCGACATGCACTACTGGAAGGTGTGGGGCGGCCCGGCACTGCCGGTCACCGAATACCTCAACGTGACCCCGCGCTTCATGTCCGAGTACGGCCTGCAGTCGTTCCCGGAGATGCGCACGATCCGCGCGTTCGCAGAACCCGGCGACCTGCAGCCGGAATCGCCGGTGATGCGCGCGCACCAGAAGTTCGACAAGGGCAACGGCAACCAGCGCCTGCTGCTGTACATCCGCCGCGAGTTCGGCGAACCCAAGGACTTCGAGAGCTTCGTCTACCTGAGCCAGCTGATGCAGGCCGAGGGCATCGCCCTGGCTGCCGAGCACCTGCGCGCGTCGCGGCCGCAGTCGATGGGCTCGCTGTACTGGCAGCTCAACGACGTGTGGCCGGGCGCCTCGTGGTCGAGCCTGGACTACTTCGGCCGCTGGAAGGCGCTGCACTACCACGCCAAGCGCTTCTACGCGCCGGAACTGATCGCCGCGCTGCGCAACGACAAGGGCCAGACCGAGGTGTCGCTGGTGTCCGACCGCACCGTGCCGCTGGCCGCGCGCTGGCGCATGCGGGTGATGGACGTGTCCGGCAAGGTGCTGAGCAAGAGCGAGAAGCCGGTGACCCTGGCGCCGCTGTCCAGCGTGCGCGTGGGCAGCTTCAGCGATGCGCAGCTGCTGCGCCGCGCCGATCCCAAGCGCAGTTTCGCGGTGTTCGAACTGCTCGATGGCGCGCGCGTGCTGTCGCGCAACCTGGTGTTCTTCGACGCGGCCAAGCGCCTGCAGCTGCCCAGCCCCGACATCCGCAGCGAGCTGCGCGCCGACGGCGACGGCTATGCGATCACCCTGACCAGCGCCACGCTGGCGCGCGAGGTGTGGCTGGGGTTCGGCGACCTGGATGCCACGTTGTCCGACAACGCCTTCGACCTGCTGCCGGGCGAACCGCTGACCGTGCACGTGCGCAGCAGCGCATCGCTGGAGCAGTTGCGTGCGGCACTGCAGGTCCGCGACCTGGCCGCCACGCTGGCCGGCGCGCCGGCCGAACCGGCGGAGGCGAAGTGA
- a CDS encoding glycoside hydrolase family 3 C-terminal domain-containing protein, with amino-acid sequence MCLLGLAAAPLAHADDAEDRAAALVAKMTREEKVAQAMNDAPAIPRLDIPAYEWWSEGLHGIARNGYATVFPQAIGLAATWNTALLEQVGTVTSTEARAKFNLAGRPGKDHPRYAGLTIWSPNINIFRDPRWGRGMETYGEDPYLTGQLAVGFIHGLQGDDLSHPRTIATPKHLAVHSGPEPGRHGFDVDVSPRDLEATYTPAFRAAIVDGRAGSVMCAYNSLHGTPACAADWLLNGRLRGDWGFKGFVVSDCDAVDDMTQFHYFRADNAGSSAAALKAGHDLNCGHAYSELGQAIERGDADEALLDQSLVRLFAARYRLGELQPQRKDPYARLGAKDVDSAAHRALALQAAQQSIVLLQNRNATLPLKPGVRLAVLGPNADALAALEANYQGTSAAPVTPLLGLRERFGAAIVSYAQGAPLAAGVPGMIPETALRSDGKPGLRGEYFDNVDLAGKPRTQRQDRVVSFNWDHVAPAKGVDKDRYSVRWSGELLPPGPGDYTLAVRVARCFDCTGHDPVRLYIDDKLVVAGNAEDKHLPAGMHNADGRNVETVLHFDDTRPRRIRLELEHRGQDQGLRLEWLAPAAPQLAEAERAVAQADAVVAFVGLSPDVEGEELRIDVPGFDGGDRNDLALPAAQQALLERAKASGKPLVVVLMSGSAVALNWAKQHADAIVAAWYPGQSGGTAIAQVLAGDVNPGGRLPVTFYRSTKDLPAYVSYDMKGRTYRYFKGEPLFAFGSGLSYTSFAYTAPQLSTTALQAGANLQVSAQVRNSGTRAGDEVVQVYLQYPQRPQSPLRSLVGFQRVHLQPGETREVQFTLDPRQLSDVDRAGQRTVQPGDYRVFVGGGQPGTDAPGGEAAFSIQGSAPLPR; translated from the coding sequence CTGTGTCTGCTTGGGCTGGCCGCTGCGCCGCTCGCCCATGCCGACGACGCCGAGGACCGCGCCGCCGCGCTGGTGGCGAAGATGACCCGCGAGGAAAAAGTGGCGCAGGCGATGAACGATGCGCCGGCGATTCCGCGCCTGGACATACCGGCCTACGAATGGTGGAGCGAGGGCCTGCACGGCATCGCCCGCAACGGCTACGCCACCGTGTTCCCGCAGGCGATCGGCCTGGCCGCGACCTGGAACACCGCCCTGCTCGAGCAGGTCGGCACCGTCACCTCGACCGAGGCGCGCGCCAAGTTCAACCTCGCCGGCCGCCCCGGCAAGGACCACCCGCGCTACGCCGGGTTGACCATCTGGTCGCCGAACATCAACATCTTCCGCGACCCGCGCTGGGGCCGCGGCATGGAGACCTACGGCGAGGATCCCTACCTCACCGGGCAACTGGCGGTGGGCTTCATCCACGGCCTGCAAGGCGACGACCTCAGCCACCCGCGCACCATCGCCACGCCCAAGCACCTGGCCGTGCACAGCGGCCCGGAACCCGGCCGCCATGGCTTCGACGTGGACGTATCGCCGCGCGACCTGGAAGCGACCTACACCCCCGCGTTCCGCGCCGCCATCGTCGACGGCCGCGCCGGCTCGGTGATGTGCGCCTACAACTCGCTGCACGGCACCCCGGCCTGCGCCGCCGACTGGCTGCTCAACGGCCGCCTGCGCGGCGACTGGGGCTTCAAGGGCTTCGTCGTCTCCGACTGCGACGCGGTCGACGACATGACCCAGTTCCATTATTTCCGCGCCGACAACGCCGGCTCGTCCGCCGCCGCGCTCAAGGCCGGCCACGACCTCAACTGCGGCCACGCCTACAGCGAACTGGGCCAGGCGATCGAACGTGGCGACGCCGACGAAGCCCTGCTCGACCAATCGCTGGTGCGCCTGTTCGCCGCGCGCTACCGGCTCGGCGAGCTGCAGCCGCAGCGCAAGGACCCGTACGCGCGGCTCGGCGCCAAGGACGTGGACAGCGCCGCGCACCGCGCGCTGGCGCTGCAGGCCGCGCAGCAGTCGATCGTGCTGCTGCAGAACCGCAACGCCACGCTGCCGCTGAAGCCGGGCGTGCGGCTGGCGGTGCTCGGCCCCAACGCCGACGCGCTGGCCGCGCTGGAAGCCAACTACCAGGGCACCTCGGCCGCGCCGGTGACGCCGCTGCTGGGCCTGCGCGAGCGCTTCGGCGCCGCGATCGTGAGCTACGCGCAAGGCGCGCCACTCGCCGCCGGCGTGCCGGGCATGATCCCCGAGACCGCCCTGCGCAGCGACGGCAAGCCCGGCCTGCGTGGCGAGTATTTCGACAACGTCGATCTGGCCGGCAAGCCGCGTACGCAGCGCCAGGATCGCGTGGTCAGTTTCAACTGGGATCACGTGGCGCCGGCCAAGGGCGTGGACAAGGACCGCTACTCGGTGCGCTGGAGCGGCGAACTGCTGCCGCCCGGGCCGGGCGACTACACCCTGGCGGTGCGCGTGGCGCGCTGCTTCGACTGCACCGGCCACGATCCGGTGCGGCTGTACATCGACGACAAGCTGGTGGTCGCCGGCAACGCCGAGGACAAGCACCTGCCGGCCGGCATGCACAACGCCGACGGCCGCAACGTCGAGACCGTGCTGCATTTCGACGACACGCGTCCGCGCCGCATCCGCCTGGAACTGGAGCACCGCGGCCAGGACCAGGGCCTGCGCCTGGAATGGCTGGCGCCGGCCGCGCCGCAACTGGCCGAGGCCGAACGCGCGGTGGCGCAGGCCGATGCGGTGGTCGCCTTCGTCGGCCTGTCGCCGGACGTGGAAGGCGAGGAACTGCGCATCGACGTGCCCGGGTTCGACGGCGGCGACCGCAACGACCTCGCCCTGCCCGCGGCGCAGCAGGCGCTGCTGGAACGCGCCAAGGCCAGCGGCAAGCCGCTCGTGGTGGTGCTGATGAGCGGCAGCGCGGTGGCGCTGAACTGGGCCAAGCAGCACGCCGACGCGATCGTCGCGGCGTGGTACCCGGGGCAGTCCGGCGGCACCGCGATCGCGCAGGTGCTGGCCGGCGACGTCAACCCCGGCGGCCGCCTGCCGGTGACCTTCTACCGCTCCACCAAGGACCTGCCGGCGTACGTCAGCTACGACATGAAGGGCCGCACCTACCGCTACTTCAAGGGCGAACCGCTGTTCGCGTTCGGCAGCGGGCTGAGCTACACCAGCTTCGCCTACACCGCGCCGCAACTGTCCACCACGGCGTTGCAGGCCGGCGCGAACCTGCAGGTAAGCGCGCAGGTTCGCAACAGCGGCACGCGCGCCGGCGACGAGGTCGTGCAGGTGTACCTGCAATATCCGCAACGCCCGCAATCGCCGCTGCGCTCACTGGTCGGCTTCCAGCGCGTGCACCTGCAGCCGGGCGAAACGCGCGAGGTGCAGTTCACGCTCGACCCTCGGCAGCTGAGCGACGTCGACCGCGCCGGCCAGCGCACGGTGCAGCCGGGCGACTACCGCGTGTTCGTCGGCGGCGGCCAGCCCGGCACCGACGCCCCCGGCGGCGAGGCTGCATTCTCGATCCAGGGCAGCGCACCGCTGCCGCGCTGA